The Oceanispirochaeta sp. genome includes the window CTTGAACATTTCTAAGGTATATAAAGTATATTTCATGAAAAATCAACCTTTTCGAGGCACTCCTTAATGGCTATAATATTTTAAATGTACCATAGTAACCATATTCTAAATATTATGAATCCATTTAATGCCCCTGTTTACTTTAAGGAAGAAACAGATTCCACAATGCTGGATATGAGCCGCTTATCCAAGCCGGAACATGGAACAGTGACAGCTGCCGCCTACCAGACTCATGGAAGGGGACGAGGTCAGGACAGGAGATGGAACTCAGAAAAAAATAAAAACCTTCTTTTTACAATTGCCCTGAATCCGGACATGATTTGCCATCCTCTTGTCAGAACTCCCCTCATCTGCGGCCTGGCACTGACAAAGTTTTGTCTTAATCAGTATCAACTTCATTCCCGGCTGAAGTGGCCCAATGACATTCTCGTTGATAATAGGAAAATTTCGGGAATTCTCTGTGAGTTCCGGAGTAATATGATTTTTGCCGGCATAGGAATCAACTGTCAGGAAACAGAGTTTCCTGATGGCATTAAGCATAAAACAACTTCTTTGAAACTTCAGGACATCTCAATGACGGCCCTTACAGTTCTAGAAAAATTTTTGCCCGTTCTGAAAGAAACCCTGGAACGGAAACAATGGAAGGAAGAAGCACAGGATATTCTCTACGGCAGGAGAGAACAA containing:
- a CDS encoding biotin--[acetyl-CoA-carboxylase] ligase, which gives rise to MYHSNHILNIMNPFNAPVYFKEETDSTMLDMSRLSKPEHGTVTAAAYQTHGRGRGQDRRWNSEKNKNLLFTIALNPDMICHPLVRTPLICGLALTKFCLNQYQLHSRLKWPNDILVDNRKISGILCEFRSNMIFAGIGINCQETEFPDGIKHKTTSLKLQDISMTALTVLEKFLPVLKETLERKQWKEEAQDILYGRREQLEIFEGSTEKTRSKMIIIKGLNDDGFLLARDLEKGKEMTITTGEISFMDFI